The bacterium genome has a segment encoding these proteins:
- a CDS encoding kelch repeat-containing protein → MRKYMKFVFALLLCGSVVYGAGRWTLTAGNLNVARSGATSSSLSDGRVMTFGGMSSNAKISYEVFDPSTGRWQAAALPVADSTMGGIDHTNAMLLPSGDVLVESNKGYLWLYKPDTKTWENTWQHWQTSFAGSLQECWNLMYDGRVLFVDHPGGPPCYIYEWNVDTLRRIANNIDGSSGLYDRFYSAEVRLPDGKVMMVGGWRLDQQVYSSCEVFDPISETFSYTGSLLTGLVKHVAVLLRTTPQKVLTAGGNTTTSQIFDVATQTWSYSGATQNVSPRVIADLTLLPNGKALLMGGSGLNSCELYNPLTDQWTNADPMTIERWHFVTTILPTGKVLAHGEYNTGGDVRTEIYDPAENAGWTTQMALNVARSAATTTLLPIKHTANCSTNILIVGGENSGGTALASCELFNYKDNTTALTGTLGTPRTHHTANLTPDPDGKVFVTGGKNGATALSSCEMYSLSGGTWAPTASMGTPRFDHTSTLLKDGTILVTGGENTAYTNTCEIFNGTAWTATTGTMATARARHTAVLLLDGRVMVIGGETSAGNPTNACEIYDPSTGVWTSAGSAVTARSWHSAVLLQSGKVLVIGGKNASGTALSSCEIYDPTLATWSTGGTLNTARYLHSAAMTYAGLVIVSGGNGDLASCELYDPATNAWSNTGTFGPGRSCHSTVLVPYTKPFVYAIGGTSGSTALSSIDRFDFGLGYESNWQSTINSHYSIIPISSTMNIKGSLFRDITEADGGNHCHTASTDHPIISLVRIGGGNFQSNGGGDIITMPLSSYWDTANTTVHPKVSDFAGYYRLWSIVNGIPCKWWAECAGVEENTDKTLNEDTDIKVFPIPATTSGINFQLTKKTLNPVNLYIYDLSGSLVKSILFATPGTVNTICWNGRNNDGKKVQTGIYFYSVNGEGFAHKGKFIIVK, encoded by the coding sequence ATGCGTAAATATATGAAGTTTGTTTTTGCGCTTCTGCTTTGTGGAAGTGTAGTATATGGAGCAGGAAGATGGACATTAACCGCAGGAAATCTTAACGTAGCAAGATCCGGAGCTACAAGTTCATCGCTTTCAGATGGAAGAGTTATGACATTTGGCGGTATGTCAAGTAATGCCAAGATAAGTTACGAAGTCTTTGACCCGTCTACGGGAAGATGGCAAGCAGCGGCACTCCCTGTTGCCGATAGTACTATGGGAGGAATTGACCATACCAACGCAATGTTATTGCCAAGCGGAGATGTTTTAGTTGAAAGCAATAAGGGATATCTATGGCTTTATAAACCAGATACAAAAACATGGGAAAACACATGGCAACATTGGCAAACATCTTTTGCAGGGTCATTGCAGGAATGTTGGAATTTAATGTATGACGGAAGAGTGCTTTTTGTTGACCATCCGGGTGGACCACCCTGTTATATTTATGAATGGAATGTAGATACTTTACGAAGGATTGCCAATAATATTGATGGCTCAAGTGGTTTATATGACCGTTTTTATTCGGCAGAAGTAAGATTGCCGGATGGAAAGGTAATGATGGTTGGTGGTTGGAGGCTTGACCAGCAAGTATATAGCTCTTGTGAAGTTTTTGACCCGATTTCGGAAACATTTAGTTATACAGGTTCTCTGTTGACCGGATTGGTTAAGCATGTAGCTGTTTTGTTAAGAACAACCCCTCAAAAAGTATTAACTGCAGGGGGCAACACGACAACATCACAGATCTTTGATGTAGCAACTCAAACATGGTCATATTCAGGGGCAACGCAAAATGTTTCTCCGAGAGTAATAGCGGACTTGACGCTGCTTCCGAATGGAAAAGCTTTGTTAATGGGAGGAAGTGGTTTGAATAGTTGTGAACTTTATAACCCCTTAACTGACCAATGGACAAATGCAGATCCCATGACAATAGAAAGATGGCATTTTGTAACTACAATTTTGCCTACCGGTAAAGTTCTTGCTCACGGAGAATATAATACGGGTGGTGACGTGAGAACCGAAATTTATGACCCTGCAGAAAATGCAGGCTGGACAACTCAAATGGCATTGAATGTTGCTCGTAGCGCAGCTACCACAACATTATTGCCAATAAAACATACTGCTAATTGCTCTACAAATATTCTTATCGTAGGCGGAGAAAATAGTGGCGGGACCGCATTAGCTTCCTGCGAATTATTTAATTATAAAGACAATACAACGGCTCTTACGGGGACATTGGGAACGCCAAGAACACATCATACGGCAAATTTGACACCTGACCCGGATGGCAAAGTTTTTGTCACCGGGGGGAAGAATGGAGCAACGGCTCTTAGTTCTTGCGAAATGTATAGCTTGTCTGGTGGAACTTGGGCACCTACGGCAAGTATGGGGACTCCAAGATTTGACCATACATCCACTTTGCTAAAAGATGGAACCATACTTGTAACCGGTGGAGAAAATACTGCTTATACAAATACTTGTGAAATATTTAACGGGACTGCTTGGACAGCTACTACAGGAACAATGGCAACAGCAAGAGCAAGACATACCGCAGTATTGTTACTTGATGGCAGAGTAATGGTAATTGGCGGAGAAACATCGGCAGGAAACCCAACCAATGCTTGTGAAATTTATGACCCGAGTACAGGAGTTTGGACTTCTGCAGGTAGTGCAGTTACAGCCCGTTCGTGGCATAGTGCTGTTTTATTGCAGAGCGGTAAAGTTCTTGTAATAGGTGGGAAAAATGCGAGTGGAACGGCATTGTCAAGTTGTGAAATTTACGATCCTACTTTAGCTACATGGAGTACAGGAGGCACATTAAATACTGCGCGTTATTTACATAGCGCTGCGATGACTTATGCAGGTCTCGTAATAGTATCCGGAGGAAATGGAGACTTAGCATCTTGTGAATTGTACGACCCGGCTACAAACGCATGGTCAAACACCGGAACTTTTGGCCCGGGGAGAAGTTGTCATTCAACGGTTCTTGTTCCATATACTAAACCTTTTGTGTATGCAATCGGGGGAACCAGCGGCAGCACTGCCCTCAGTTCCATAGACAGATTTGATTTTGGACTTGGATACGAATCCAACTGGCAATCAACTATAAACAGTCATTACTCGATAATACCTATATCTTCTACTATGAATATTAAAGGGTCACTTTTCAGGGACATAACAGAGGCAGATGGTGGAAATCATTGTCATACAGCAAGTACAGACCACCCAATCATATCACTCGTTCGTATTGGAGGTGGTAACTTCCAGAGTAACGGAGGCGGAGATATTATTACTATGCCTTTAAGTTCTTACTGGGATACCGCTAATACAACTGTGCACCCGAAAGTGTCAGATTTTGCAGGGTATTATAGACTGTGGTCAATAGTAAACGGTATCCCTTGCAAATGGTGGGCAGAATGTGCAGGAGTGGAAGAAAATACGGATAAAACTCTCAATGAAGATACGGATATTAAAGTATTCCCGATTCCGGCAACCACTTCAGGAATCAACTTCCAGTTAACCAAAAAAACGCTTAATCCCGTTAATCTATACATTTATGACCTTAGTGGCAGTCTTGTTAAGAGTATTTTATTTGCCACTCCCGGTACAGTTAATACGATTTGCTGGAACGGAAGAAATAATGATGGGAAAAAAGTGCAGACAGGTATCTATTTCTATTCTGTAAATGGAGAGGGGTTTGCACACAAAGGGAAATTCATAATAGTAAAATAA
- a CDS encoding MFS transporter has product MEKKNTPRTIKIFSIVSFLNDFGSDIIYPIWPLFVRNVLGANMAVLGLIDGLGDAIVSISQAVSGYISDRIRKRKIFIWLGYLCGSLSRIGYALTTTWHWLIPFRILDRAGKIRAAPRDAIIADISIRENRGRNFGLLRTMDNLGAVCGTIFCILLFKFLGYKNLFLFAAIPSIIGVLLVLFFIKDAKTENIKIYKGLNFRDLDKNFKLFLFLSSLFALGSFSYSFLLIYAEECGCKTAFVPVLYLVFSGIAAIFSLFFGKLSDKIGRKSVLIMAFILWGLVCLNFIFFDSRIAIILTFVLYGLHKAALDTVQKTFVSELAPVEYRASTLGGFQMVIGLCALPASLAAGMMWDKINIHTPFYCSLGLTVVAVIMMLFVKEKGQE; this is encoded by the coding sequence ATGGAAAAAAAGAATACTCCTCGAACTATTAAAATATTTTCTATAGTTTCTTTTTTGAATGATTTTGGTTCGGATATAATTTATCCAATCTGGCCACTATTTGTAAGAAATGTTTTAGGCGCAAATATGGCAGTTCTCGGACTTATAGACGGTCTGGGAGATGCCATCGTTTCAATATCTCAGGCAGTGTCGGGTTATATTTCCGACAGGATACGAAAAAGAAAAATATTTATCTGGTTAGGGTATCTTTGTGGTTCGTTATCACGAATCGGTTATGCATTAACGACCACATGGCATTGGTTAATTCCATTCAGGATTTTAGACAGGGCGGGCAAAATAAGAGCCGCTCCAAGAGATGCAATAATTGCAGACATATCCATAAGAGAAAACAGAGGGAGAAATTTCGGTTTACTAAGGACAATGGATAACCTTGGCGCCGTATGCGGAACGATATTTTGTATTTTACTATTTAAGTTCTTAGGATACAAAAACTTGTTTTTGTTTGCAGCAATACCTTCGATTATAGGCGTGCTATTGGTATTGTTTTTTATAAAAGACGCAAAAACGGAAAACATCAAAATATATAAAGGTCTGAATTTTAGGGATTTAGACAAAAATTTCAAATTATTTCTTTTTCTAAGTTCTCTTTTTGCGCTTGGAAGTTTTAGTTATTCTTTTTTACTGATATACGCGGAAGAATGTGGATGCAAGACAGCGTTTGTGCCCGTATTGTATCTTGTGTTTTCCGGGATTGCCGCTATTTTCTCGTTGTTTTTCGGGAAACTTTCGGACAAAATCGGTAGGAAATCCGTATTGATAATGGCATTTATATTATGGGGACTCGTTTGTCTGAATTTTATATTCTTCGATAGTCGTATTGCAATTATTTTGACATTTGTTTTATACGGTTTGCACAAAGCTGCTTTAGATACGGTGCAAAAAACTTTCGTGTCGGAGCTTGCTCCCGTGGAATACAGAGCCAGCACTTTAGGGGGATTCCAGATGGTTATAGGGTTATGCGCACTTCCGGCTTCGCTTGCGGCAGGAATGATGTGGGATAAAATTAATATCCATACGCCTTTTTATTGTTCGTTGGGGTTGACAGTTGTGGCAGTTATAATGATGTTGTTCGTAAAAGAAAAGGGACAGGAATAA
- a CDS encoding T9SS type A sorting domain-containing protein, with translation MGKKMVGILGLMAIVFSFPLNAARTNYFKFIVNGSDTATQMTQGVGTMAWTCDCGLGDTLFAELYLDLNGNHSIDAGDKLWPMGQLYVIDGDVSWSHGPGDSSAVLDGIFYCALPPDFSLAPTTYIMRITNPKDASTAQDWLKVNSTPSPAFTISGTVSIEGVAAPNSLLKAIWVCTNMDHDPAWWATLTDSTGHYTLNMPDTGIWHINPIDNISPYTKPNQALVHLTGNTAGIDFEYKQPEAFVYGDIKDERDSLVLKSFHIYLRTDSSSVSEIATNNGHFILGAPVGSGYKIEISDEEIFPDYLRPNNQSFSLTTGDSIKKDIVLIKTDTVIFGIITENGGTPSRVYDMRASRDSSGMEWSISNSSNFSGLFELPVSSKYLSYNISMNTYETPLPDGFGFETQNNWNANPGDTVKVRLVSYKGSASGTLTVDNGDPVPDFWEFTAELRDTSSWETKGQTTVDSNGTFKIYGPQGVWNLQVYSPSNRWLIKPSMQRVTIDTVNVPGNNFFLNYAHCIVSGNLHGLVSVPQNNFYVNASEDSGYNTMNNVIDSTYSIYLCEGVWQISAPWVMEWDSLYYHPNDTTITITDLDSAKTLNFIYLLGVEEKTMPLLTALNSISPNPFNGKIAFKYSCASPSKVSIAIYDLTGRLVKNLTNENHKSGSYVAHWNGQDNSNKSLANGIYFCKFSAGNTKAIKKLILIK, from the coding sequence ATGGGGAAAAAAATGGTAGGAATATTAGGTTTAATGGCAATAGTTTTTAGCTTTCCGCTTAATGCCGCAAGAACAAATTATTTCAAGTTTATCGTGAACGGAAGCGATACCGCGACTCAAATGACACAAGGCGTAGGAACTATGGCTTGGACGTGCGATTGCGGGTTAGGAGATACTTTATTTGCAGAACTATATCTTGATTTGAACGGAAATCATTCGATAGATGCAGGAGATAAATTATGGCCTATGGGGCAGTTATATGTTATAGATGGAGACGTAAGTTGGAGTCACGGACCTGGCGATTCAAGTGCGGTATTAGATGGAATATTCTATTGTGCTCTGCCTCCGGATTTTTCGCTTGCCCCTACTACTTACATAATGAGAATAACCAATCCGAAAGATGCAAGTACTGCTCAAGACTGGCTTAAAGTAAATTCGACCCCATCGCCGGCATTTACGATATCCGGCACTGTAAGCATAGAAGGCGTTGCCGCACCCAATTCTTTGTTAAAGGCAATATGGGTATGTACGAATATGGATCACGACCCGGCATGGTGGGCAACGTTGACGGATTCTACGGGACATTATACGCTAAATATGCCCGATACGGGAATATGGCATATAAACCCTATAGATAATATTAGTCCCTATACGAAGCCCAATCAAGCGTTAGTTCACCTGACAGGGAATACTGCGGGAATTGATTTTGAATACAAACAGCCGGAAGCTTTCGTATATGGCGATATAAAAGACGAAAGAGATTCGCTGGTTTTGAAAAGTTTCCACATATACTTAAGAACGGATAGCAGTTCCGTAAGCGAGATAGCTACTAATAACGGGCATTTTATTCTTGGCGCACCCGTAGGAAGTGGTTATAAGATTGAAATTAGCGACGAAGAAATATTTCCGGATTATCTTAGGCCTAACAACCAATCTTTTTCGCTTACAACAGGAGATAGTATTAAAAAGGATATTGTTCTTATTAAAACGGATACGGTAATATTTGGTATAATTACTGAAAATGGAGGCACTCCGTCACGAGTTTATGATATGCGAGCATCCAGAGATAGTTCAGGAATGGAGTGGAGTATAAGCAATTCTAGCAATTTTTCAGGGTTGTTTGAATTGCCTGTAAGCAGTAAGTATCTCTCTTATAATATAAGTATGAATACTTACGAAACTCCATTGCCGGACGGCTTTGGTTTTGAAACTCAAAATAATTGGAATGCTAATCCCGGCGACACGGTAAAAGTAAGATTGGTAAGCTACAAAGGTTCTGCGTCCGGAACTCTTACAGTAGACAATGGCGACCCGGTTCCCGATTTTTGGGAATTCACTGCAGAATTAAGAGATACCTCTTCTTGGGAAACAAAAGGACAAACCACAGTAGATTCTAATGGAACGTTTAAGATTTATGGCCCTCAAGGGGTATGGAATTTACAGGTTTATAGTCCTTCGAATAGATGGCTTATAAAACCATCTATGCAACGAGTCACGATAGATACGGTTAATGTTCCCGGTAATAACTTTTTCTTAAATTACGCGCACTGCATAGTTTCAGGGAATCTCCACGGACTGGTTTCTGTTCCACAAAATAATTTTTACGTCAATGCAAGCGAAGATAGCGGTTATAACACGATGAATAACGTTATAGACAGCACTTATTCAATTTATCTATGCGAAGGCGTATGGCAAATATCAGCCCCATGGGTAATGGAATGGGATAGTCTTTACTACCATCCGAACGATACTACGATTACAATAACGGATTTGGATAGCGCTAAGACATTAAATTTCATTTACTTGCTTGGAGTAGAAGAAAAAACAATGCCATTGCTTACAGCGCTTAATTCCATCTCTCCGAACCCATTTAACGGGAAAATCGCATTCAAATATTCTTGCGCATCGCCCTCAAAAGTCTCGATTGCCATTTATGATTTAACCGGTAGACTCGTAAAAAATCTTACAAATGAAAACCACAAATCAGGTTCTTATGTAGCACATTGGAACGGACAGGACAACTCCAATAAATCTCTTGCAAACGGAATTTACTTCTGTAAGTTTTCTGCGGGAAATACAAAAGCAATAAAGAAATTAATTCTGATAAAATAA
- a CDS encoding TIM barrel protein, with translation MSLLLFGTAGVPLSASDRTTESGIRRVKELGLGCMEIEFVRGVNIESDRASKIKELSEKEGVVLTVHAPYFINLASVEPQKVFASKQRIIESARIGNIMGAKSLTFHPAFYIGKTQTETYDVVKKWLTEIIADIGKEKLEIKISPETTGKPSQFGNLEETLKLVQEVSKLRLCVDFAHLCARNNGELNSYEKFDNVLKTIKSQLPGEALNELHIHVSGIHYGTKGEIKHLTLEDKDSKFKYKELLQALKENKVGGYLICESPALEEDALLLKSVYEKI, from the coding sequence ATGAGTTTGCTATTATTTGGAACTGCAGGTGTTCCCTTATCCGCTTCGGATAGGACAACAGAAAGCGGCATACGTAGAGTCAAAGAACTCGGTCTGGGGTGTATGGAGATTGAGTTTGTAAGAGGTGTAAACATAGAGTCTGACAGAGCTTCTAAAATAAAAGAATTATCTGAGAAAGAAGGTGTTGTGCTTACGGTTCATGCTCCATATTTTATAAATTTAGCTTCTGTTGAGCCACAAAAGGTATTTGCTTCCAAGCAAAGAATCATAGAATCTGCCCGTATAGGAAATATTATGGGGGCAAAATCCCTTACGTTCCACCCTGCTTTTTATATCGGAAAAACACAAACAGAAACTTATGATGTAGTAAAAAAATGGCTCACGGAAATCATTGCGGACATTGGGAAAGAAAAATTAGAAATAAAAATAAGCCCGGAAACAACAGGTAAACCCTCACAATTTGGAAATCTGGAAGAAACTTTGAAGCTAGTGCAGGAAGTTTCGAAATTAAGACTTTGTGTTGATTTTGCACATCTGTGCGCAAGAAATAACGGAGAATTAAATTCTTACGAAAAATTTGACAACGTTTTAAAGACCATAAAATCCCAGCTCCCGGGGGAAGCATTAAACGAATTGCACATCCACGTTTCAGGGATACATTATGGGACTAAAGGGGAAATAAAACATCTTACTCTTGAAGACAAAGACTCAAAGTTTAAGTATAAAGAACTTTTACAAGCATTAAAAGAAAATAAAGTCGGCGGGTATCTCATATGCGAATCTCCCGCCCTTGAAGAAGATGCACTATTGTTAAAATCGGTTTACGAAAAAATATAA
- a CDS encoding carbon starvation protein A, whose translation MVVSVVLVSIVVLGLGYIFYGKFLANKFDINNSNVTPACQINDGIDYVPAKPQLLLGQHFSAIAAAGPIVGPILAGLLFGWLPALLWILIGSIFIGGVHDFSSLVASIKHKASSIGEIVKEHMSRKAHILFLIFVWFSLVYVIVAFTDITAQTFKTVANDVAFGPGVAASSILYIIVAIIMGILLYKFKSNLGITTAIFLPVVLFIIWLGPHLPQSILGSLGNVTTKQWDVFLLIYCFVASIVPMWILLQPRGYLGGWLLYLTIAVCLIGALFGGFRIQYPAFNVEGLKSIVNGTPLFPILFITIACGACSGFHGIVSSGTTSKQIAKESDAKIVGYGAMLLEGLVAVLALATLMMLPKGNEVLKSDPNLIYARGIAGYLGLIGVGFTIAFPFALLAFSTFVYDTLDVCTRLARYIFQEIFGVSSRIGGIIATLVTLSVPLVFLMTTQEKGYLVAWPIFGTSNQLLASLILMTISVWLVKKGKNAIFTIIPMVFMMIMTFWSLILKISLFASALPLRIMGQVVKPEVIVSGISSIVLFVLSVWLLFEAINVLVLKKAR comes from the coding sequence ATGGTTGTTTCTGTTGTTCTTGTCTCAATTGTAGTCCTTGGGCTTGGCTATATTTTCTACGGGAAGTTTCTAGCGAACAAGTTTGATATAAATAATTCCAACGTTACTCCTGCATGTCAGATAAATGACGGCATAGATTATGTTCCTGCGAAACCGCAACTACTTTTAGGTCAACATTTTTCTGCAATTGCGGCAGCAGGTCCTATCGTAGGTCCCATACTTGCAGGGCTGCTTTTTGGTTGGTTGCCTGCTTTGTTATGGATACTGATAGGTTCAATATTTATCGGCGGTGTCCATGATTTTTCAAGTCTTGTCGCTTCAATCAAGCATAAGGCTTCATCAATAGGCGAAATCGTCAAGGAACATATGTCCCGGAAAGCACATATTTTATTTTTAATATTTGTATGGTTTTCTCTTGTCTATGTAATTGTGGCGTTTACCGATATTACCGCCCAGACTTTTAAAACGGTTGCAAACGATGTTGCTTTTGGACCGGGCGTGGCAGCGTCTTCTATACTTTATATTATTGTGGCTATAATAATGGGTATACTATTATACAAGTTTAAATCCAATTTAGGAATTACCACTGCAATATTTCTTCCCGTAGTATTATTTATAATTTGGCTTGGACCGCATTTGCCTCAAAGCATTCTTGGTTCCCTGGGAAACGTAACGACTAAACAATGGGATGTATTTTTATTAATATATTGTTTCGTTGCTTCTATAGTTCCAATGTGGATATTACTCCAGCCCCGCGGTTATCTTGGCGGATGGCTGCTTTATCTCACCATAGCAGTATGTTTAATTGGCGCGTTGTTTGGGGGATTCAGAATTCAATATCCTGCGTTTAATGTAGAGGGCTTAAAAAGCATAGTTAATGGCACCCCGCTCTTTCCCATATTGTTTATTACGATTGCCTGCGGCGCGTGTTCAGGATTTCACGGCATTGTAAGTTCAGGCACGACATCAAAGCAAATTGCAAAAGAATCGGATGCAAAAATTGTCGGTTACGGAGCTATGCTTCTTGAAGGACTTGTTGCGGTTCTCGCGCTTGCTACTCTAATGATGCTCCCCAAAGGTAATGAGGTGCTAAAAAGTGACCCTAATTTAATATATGCAAGAGGAATTGCAGGTTATCTCGGACTTATCGGAGTTGGTTTTACGATAGCATTTCCTTTCGCGCTTCTTGCGTTTTCTACGTTTGTATATGATACGCTTGATGTGTGTACGAGGTTGGCAAGATATATATTTCAGGAGATTTTCGGCGTAAGTTCAAGAATTGGCGGAATTATAGCGACACTGGTTACGTTAAGCGTACCGCTTGTTTTCTTGATGACGACACAGGAAAAAGGTTATCTTGTTGCCTGGCCTATTTTCGGAACGAGTAATCAATTGTTGGCAAGCCTCATACTTATGACAATATCGGTATGGCTAGTCAAGAAAGGTAAGAATGCAATATTTACAATAATTCCGATGGTATTTATGATGATAATGACATTTTGGTCATTAATATTGAAAATTTCATTGTTTGCGTCGGCGTTGCCTCTCCGGATTATGGGGCAAGTCGTAAAACCGGAAGTTATAGTTTCGGGAATATCAAGTATAGTTCTGTTTGTATTAAGTGTCTGGCTTCTTTTTGAAGCTATAAATGTTTTAGTATTGAAAAAAGCGAGGTAA